The Papaver somniferum cultivar HN1 unplaced genomic scaffold, ASM357369v1 unplaced-scaffold_75, whole genome shotgun sequence genome includes the window AGGTTGCAACCACAACTACAGATGAGAGATTGCAAGCAGTGTTAATGTCCATAAGGTTAGTCATCCATTTCTTATTAAATTTTGTTATTTTCGATCAATTGAATATAGAGAATTTGATTACAATTTTGAAGGTTTCAGGACAATCAAATTGAACTAAAGAACTTCTAAAGAATCAAAGTAGAAGATGTAATGTACAAATCCGAAAAGGAAGGGTCTGGTAAATATGATTAATCTCTGAAAGCTAAAGTACTGTCAAGAGTGAAGACTATGAAAGAGTGAATTGTGAGCTGATGGATTTGATTTTTCTACTGTAGATAAGGAATTGCAAGAACGGTGTTGATATTCATGGGATTCTAAAGCGGTTTGGTTGAGATGGTGGTACTGAGATAGCAAGATAGGTTTGATTGAAGCAGTTCTATGTGTGATGTTTTTGTGTAGGGTCTGTATCTGGACAGCCTTTATGTTGTTTGTCCTTGCAATATTCAATGCTCGTACTATTATCACTATATTTACAAGGATTGCTGGGGAGATTTTCGGCATGTTGATCACTGTTCTTTTCATCCAGAGGCCATTAAGGTAGAAGACTAATAGTAGTTCCCTTTTGGAAAATAAAACATATGGAGATTTTAATGAACAAAATTTGTTAACTTTTTTGCTTCCAACTTTGAATTACAGAGAATGGTTAGTGAATTTGTAATTCCAAAGGCTTAAAATCCAATTGATGAAAGATATCAGTTTCAGTGGATATGTATGAATGGACTGCTGGGACTAATTTTCACATGGCATTACGGAACAGGTTTGAAAAATATCAAATTGATCTAAAAGTGTACTTCTAAGAGTACTTGTAATCTAAATGCAGTTTCAAACTTTATTGCAGGATTTATCATAAGCCTTATTGCAGACTATAGGGTTCCTTTCATGGTTTTGGTGTAGACAGCGATGTCATTCACTATTCCAAAGGAAGTTCCAACTGGAGTTCCCCAAAGTATTTTTACTCCTCTTCCATGGGAACCGGCATCGATGTATCATTGGAAAGTAATCAAGGTAGTTTTGTAGATACAATCTAttgtaaacttgatttttttattcttcttttagaTACTATTTGACTACACAATCTAAGGATCTAAATCCAAAGTACGAAATACTAAAATAATTTTATCGAAACTGCAGGATATGGGAGAAGTCCCACCCATGTACTTTTTTGCTGCCATTGTACCAGCTGTGATGGTAGCTGCTCTATATTTTTTTGACCACAGTATTGCTTCTCAAATAGCACAGCAGAAGGAATTCAATGGTTCTTCTATTGCAGGGGAAGATTCGTTGTTGATGTTCTGTTCATGGTACTTCTGGTGATGAAGAAATGGATGACATGATGGGTGCTGGTTGTGTATGTTGTAGGCTTTTGCTTTGAGGTTATTGCACTGAATTGCTGAGAGCTTCGCACAGGTGGAATGGATGAATAAGTTGCATCTAGAGACTCACAACAAGAGCAGATGATGGCGTGCTGAGCAGCTGAGGATTGTTGGTGCTGATTCTGCAGTAGCTAGGATTGTTGGGTATCCTTCTACTTTTGCAACCTAAACTTTGACATCAAAACCAGATCTAGAAAATACGGTATCAGGTCGCAACAGTATGAATCTGAGTGAGTTTCAGAAGAAGCATGATGTAGCCTTCAAAGCTTTAAGTATTTGGTAAGAAGAAGCATGATGTAGCCTTCAAATTTAAAGTATGTTGAAGAtcttgtaatttgttttttttaagaaatgaGATTGTAATTTTCCTGATTAACGATTGATGTTGTAAATTgaatttaataataataaattaaattaattttgcatttagtTTGTTGTgtattttctttttgtgttaattaTGATTTCATTGTTTATTCAGCCGAGTTAAAATTGGTCGGAAGCCTTTAAACGAACCGGAGCAACTAACTTTAGACAAACTCAAAGGTTATAGCAACTAATTTCAGACAAGTTGAAAGTTTGTACCGACTAAAATCTTGTACATCCAATACCCTTGAGCAACTTATTATTAGTCAGTTAAGTTGCTCTAAACCTTTTTCAACGTAACATATTACTCGCTAAGAAGGTTGAAATAAATTTAGAGCAACTCACTCTAGGATAATTGGAATAAACTGAAAGCAAGCATATTAGTTAATCGCTGATGgtagttgaaacattcttagagcgaGTGCCTAGATGCTCTAGACCTATAGAGatcccaccttttgcaactcaagagcgagagccaaattaagtcgctcTAAGAGTTAGTGCGACTTAatatgggcttttgcaaccaaaactGCCTGGTTGCTTAATCCagtttttcttgtagtgataAGTCAGAAAGGATACATATGGGCGAAGGCGATGATGTGATTAGTGTTATAGTTATTATTGAGTGGCTCCATGCAAGTTACTTTATGCCTCTTCCTTAATTATCAGTatcttaacttttgacaagaatGCATTTCTTGAAGCTTTTGGACTCGTCTATATTCAGGATTTCAGGGAAGTCATATTTATGCCTGGTTTCAATTGCTGCTGGGTAAGCTGCAGCCTGTAAAGTGAAATTAGGGAAGTCAGAATTTGAACTTGGATAGGATTTACACATAACTTAATTTGGAAACAATTGAGTTACTGAAGTTAGTTTTGTGATGGCTTTTTTTGTCTTTGAAAAATTCTTGTTTGCTTACTTCTGAACTTAGTACCGAACTATATTAACAAGTATGTATGTAGTAccataatttcatgaaaaattgcACATTTTGGTGCATATGAACAAAGATACATTTATGCTTTGGTGCATATGAACAGAGCTACATTTATGCTTGTAGATTTGTTAACGTTTCATTGCAATTCCAGTCTACAATTATGTTTTGTAGCTATATTTGTTTCTCTTTATGATGATCATTTTAAGCGAACACCCTTTTCTAACTCCGCCGATGTAGATGTTAGATCATTGCATTGTGATCCCAATTCGGATGAAGGAGGAGGGAAACATTGCTGGCTAACTGAATAAAAAAGATAGCTCATACTGGCACGTTTTCGTTATCAGAGCTCATACGGGCGTTTTCGTCAGAAGATCTGTCGATCATGGAAATCCTTTCCACACCGTGCTTGTTATATCATTGCTCGATAGATAACTTGTTTCTGGTggtatttaaaaaaaaagtgCCTGCTAACAGATCGATGTGGGACGCCTTTAAGTATTTCTGGTTCGGAAGGAAAGAAACATTTACTATGGTGAGGAAGAGGATTTCCCGAGTCTTTAGTTCATTGTAGGTCAAAAATATATTCTATGTCGAGTACCCAATTTATAATGTTAGAATCTAGTTTATTATCAATTCGTTTTCATGAAATCAACCATTAATGTCTTTTTTCGAATAATCGTTAGTTCGATATAGGTCAATAATATTGTTCATATTATCCTTAATAACCTCTTCCACTAAGTCAGAATCTTCGCCGGAGATCTATACCTACAAATATTTATCATATCATCCTTAATAACCTCTTCCACTAAGTCGGAATCTTCGCCGAAGCTCTAGACCCATCAGTGTTTGTCATATTATCCTTAATGACCTCCTCCGTTAATTCATAATCTTCATTGGAATCCTTAACTCACCGATATTGTTCATATTATTCTTAATGACCTTTTTCACTAAGTTGTAATCTTCACCGAAGCTCTAAACTTATTGGTGCTTATCATATTATCCTTAATGACTTCTTCCACTAGCTAACTCAGAATTTGAAATTTTGTTTAGTCGAAGAAGAATAACAATAATCGATTTCATTTATCATTTTTCTGATTCATTCTTATGCGTTCTTCGGATTTCTATATAGTCCAAGGTCGATAACAATatccaaatttattttgatttatggttgaaaagaaaacactttacttcaaaaaaaaacaaagagaagAAACTCAACTTCTCTCAATCCGTATGAGATTCCAAAACCAATTCTCCATCGTTGATAAATTTACACAATCCGTATGAGGATCCGAGGATCCCTATTCATCGTCCAAAATATTCTATCCAAAAACCAAAATGTTTTTTTCTCTCATTTtcctctttctcttctttcttttctctttctttctcggTCTGTCAAGATCCCTATTCTCCACTCCTCTCAAACTCCGCCTCAACCAACAAGATCAACCCTCTCTCATAACAATATTTCCAAATCAAGGTCTAACACAAATCCTTAAATCCTTGTTAATCCTTTAATCAAAAACCAATCAGTAATTGAAAAAATCCCTAACTGAAAcattcataaccctaaaaatttgATATCATTGTTCctgaaattaaaaataaaaaaaaaaccttgttCTGTGATAGTAATTGTTCTTCGATCTACTAGCCAACAATTGAGGTATAAACCCgagtttaattttttgttttttgtgatgatcttgtttgattttgatataaaatggttttcttgttTACTCTTTCTCAGGCAAAAGAAGAATTAATGAACAAACAGAAGACTATTGGAGCTTCAAAAATGTATAGTTTTATGAACCCTAACGCTGTCTCTCTTCCTTGTTGCCGTAGATGTTCAACTTTTgttcttatttgttttttttactcCATCGTAAACTAGGCACTACAAGAAAACGTGTCTCTTACGActaaatttcatcaactgtcTAAAAAATTGGTCATTGGTTTCCTATAGCTACTCATGTTTGCGTCTGAAAATATAATAGTCACTAGAGAGGATTATATACTATATTCTTGCAACTGAAAATCTATGTTAGCCGCTGGACCTATCGTACAATTAACTTGCAGCAACTACTTGGATGCGCTGGAAGCTAGTTATGATCAACCACAATGATTGCTGCGACTCATTTGCTTTTAGTCGATAGCATTCTCTATCTACTACTTCCTTGCAACTGACATTCTCTGCTAATCGCCGGAGCTATCTTGGAGCATCAACATAATCACGTTGGAAGCTATTTACGTGCAGCGACAATTTGTGTAGCGACTGATTTTCTTTCGATCTCTAATATTCTCTATCTGCTATTTCCCTGCATCAAAATCTTTGTTAGTCACCAGAGTTATATTAGAAGCTATTCAAGTCAAGAAACTGATTTTGTTTTCGTCGCTAGATTTCAAGACAAATTCATCGATATGCATGATCGGAATTACATAGGTCGGATTCCAAAAAAAATATCCATTCAACTTTAAATTTCTATTTTCAGATTCCAAAAAAATGATGTATCTGACGGTAGAATTGGATATATGCTTAGAGACACACAAGTCTTTGCAAATCAAATCCATTCTCGTTTTCTTtcggcatatatatatatactaaaaaaaattgaaactgtGCATTCAATTTGATACAGATATACTCTCtcggattcaactcaagtatATGGATAGATACGTTCAAAGGAATATTCAGAAATAAGCGCAGAATATTCTAAATTACACGTTAAAATTTTAatttacaaaaaaacaaaaaagaatttcTTGTCCACAGTTTttgtaaaaaaaccaaaaaagaacTACTAAGAATCCACTTCATCGTCAGATTGGTTTTCCTTATGGCGTACATTAGCTTCAAACTCAATAATTTCGTCATTACCAGAATTATAATCAGAATACACATcatcgtcgtcatcatcatcatcatcttcttcttcttcttcttcttcttcttcttcttcttcttcttcttcttcttcttcttcttcttcttcttcttcttcttcttcttcttcttcttcttcttcttcttcttcttcttcttcttcttcttcttcttcttcttcttcttcttcttcttcttcttcttcttcttcttcttcttcttcttcttcttcttcttcttcttcttcttcttcttcttcttcttcttcttcttcttcttcttcttcttcttcttcttcttcttcttcttcttcttcttcttcttcttcttcttcttcttcttcttcttcttcttcttcttcttcttcttcttcttcttcttcttcttcttcttcttcttcttcttcatcttctgacaTGTTGGTATTTGGTGCAACATAATCGACAATTTCAATTGGAACATCGCTCCTATCCCAAACAAAATTGTCATCGTCATCCTGATTTGGTTCATTGCTCAAATCTCTGATTGATTCGGATGAAAATCTTTCTTGAAATGCCTCACTAGGGGTGGTAGTGTTTTCTATAAAATTCCCCTCCAGTGTAATAAGCTTTTCTGGTACATTATAAGTGACACGAGGTTGTGTCTTTATGACAACGTGTCAATGGGGATCCTCTTCATCCTTCAAATAGAAAACCTGTTGTGCTCGGTGTCATGAATGGTTCATCTTCCCAAGAACTTCTATTAACATtaacacaagtaaacccatacTGATCCTGTCTGCATCCTAACCTAATTATATCCCGCCACTCGCACTTGAAAAGAAGAACCCGATATCCATAGGCATACTGCACCTCGATAATTTCAGTCACCCTTCCATAAAAATCAGCATCTTCAGCTCCACTGTCAACACATACTCCACTATTTTGTGTATTTCTTCGCCGCTCCCACTTAAATGTATGAAATCTATATCCATTGATGATGTAGCCGTTGAAAGACACAGCTTCCCGACAAGGACCTCCGGCCAACGATAATAATTCTTTACTAACCTgacagttgttgttttttttcaattCGTATATCTGTTTAAAAATCTATATGAGTGAGTTTTTCAACTTCAATGTTTTCTTGTTAAAGTGTAACTACAGTTGGTTTAGCAAAACTAGTATATATTGAACACATGTATTCAACTTAAACTCACTTTACGTCTAAACCACttaggaaattctttggtgtGTCTTTTAGCAGCGTTTCTCTCGCCAGCTAGTGTTGCTTCGTGCTCCCTGTAGGTGCCATGAGAGAAATTATGGGTAACTAAAAAATTGAACGGACCTATGTTTGCACACAAACACGGAatcacaaacaaacaaaaaaaatgaagcaTCAGCGAACTTGCTTGCTACTATACATCTACTAGCTAAGAGAAAGAATACATACTCCTCGTACTGCCGCACTTCATCGCAATTTTGGAGGACATAGAGTTGAATTTGGGTCAACTCTGCCTCATTTATATAACGCCCATTTCTACTTCCAATGGGACGACCACTTTGTTTGAAAACAGACAGCTCTTCGGTAGATTCTTGGCTACCGTCTTCGTTTCGGTCCAGTTGATTGAATCTCATTTCCACGCTTTCAAAATGCCGTGAAATAAGAATCAGACTTTCATCCATCAGTTGACCTTCTGCCATACAGCCTGCGGAACAAGCTTTATTCCGTACATAAGCCTTTAACGTACGCAAATACCTAAGACAACAAAAAACAGATGCACAATGAATAACTTAACAAAAAATTTGAATCACTTAGAAAAAAAAGATGTGACACACAACCATAAGTACCTCTCAATTGGGTACATCCAACGGTATAATATTCAAGGAGTAAAATTTCACTTAACAAAAAAGATGTGAAACAACCATAAGTACCTCTCAATTGGGTACATCCAACGATACTGAGCCGGACCACCAAGCTTTGCTTGTTCTACGAGATGAATGGGCAAATGCATCATCACGACAAAGAAGGATGGGGGAAAATATTTTCTAATTTACACAAAGTGATTGCTATCCTTTCTTGTAGCTCATCCAGATCTTCCATCTGCAAAACCCTAGTACACAACACCCAAAGAACAAGCACAGCTCAGTGATCGCTTCACACACATTGTCAGGCAATAGTCCCCGCGCGTATTGCAACTGGCAACAATTGTTCCATGATAACATGGCAATCATGACTTTTCAGACCCATAAGCTTTCGCTCTTTAATATTGACACAACGAGAAATGTTTGACGAATACCCATCAGGAAGCTTTATCTCCTTCAATCTTCTACAAAATATATCCCTCTCTTGCCTCGACATAACATAAGAGGCAGgcggcttcttgtacttacctcCTTGTTCTGTTAGATGTAATTTCGGTCGTATTCCCATTTCTTGTAAATCTAGTGGCTTTGGTATTGTCTTTTGTTTTGCCCTCCACATCCATTATTGTCCCCAACACAATATCACAAACATTCCTCTCAACATGCATTACATCGATATTATGAAACAGTTAAATTGTGCGAACATATGGTAACTCTTGAAAAATTGGAATCATCTTGCAATTAAAGATCAGATTTTGCTGTTTACTAGCATTAGCACCAAACTCAACTTGTTCGAACTGAGCCAACTGTTGAGCTATCTCATCCCCCGTCATTTGCCTAGGTACACCCCGTTTCTCTTTTTTTCCATTAAAAGCTTCCTTCAAGTTGCGCCAGTTGTGGCCAGGAGGCAAGAAACGTCGGTGGTAAATGTAACACCACTTACCTACAGATAACGTTTCAAGAAATATTATATTCTCAGTGTATGAACAAGATAAAATGAAGTGCCGAACATAAAGATCTGAACTACTTCTACTTTACAGTCAAGATTTGGATTAAATAAGAATCCCAACAACCATAGAAACAAGTATCATTCTAAACTCGTGAATTCAACTACTACTAGCATTATTTCTCAGACTCAGCCTATGATTCAAAGCCAGACAGTACTGTTCATGCTATCAATATCTCCACAACAAATTAAGCAACATAATTTTGCCACTATACATTTTCTATACCAACATCCGTAAAACAGAGGTCAACTACTTTGTAAGAAGTTATATAACCTCACCACTTTTGACTTGTAGTGTTAATCAACAAAATGTTAGAGAATTAGACAAGTGGGTAATCAAGAATTTTTACCTCCATTTTTCAATCGTTTTGAACATGGGTCAGGTCCACAGCACGGACAAGCATATTTCCCCTTAGTACTCCATCCAGAGAGCATAGCTAATGCAGGAAAGTCATTAATAGTGCAAAGTAACCAAATAGCACTATATTAGTTTATAACTTCTAAATGTTTAACTATATATCACTGGTGGAATCCAGCAGCATGAACAGAATCTGGCAGCATCTTGCAACCAAATATGAACATCCAATCTATAGACACCTTGCAACTGCTTAAAATGTAGCTTCCTAACCTCTTGAGCTTCAACCAAAATGCAGTCGTGGACTTTCTCCTGCTACAACCTAAATGCTTTCGCTGAACTTCTTAGGCTTCAATTGTGCTACGACCTATGTGTAGTCGTTCAACCCTTTGTGCTTCAACAAATATGCAGCCGCTGAACCTGTTGTGCCATGACCACAATTTAGTCGCTCCACCTCTCATGCTTCTATGAAATGCAATCGCTGAACCTCTTGTACTACGACGTGACTGTAGTCGCTTAATCTCTCGTGCTTCAAAATATACGCCGCCGCTAGACCTTTTGTGTCATGACTAACATGTAGTCTCTCAACCTCTTATGCTTCAATAAAAATGCGATCGCTGAACCCCTTGTGCTACAACTTAGGTGTAGTCGCTCAACCCGTCGTGCTTCAACAAATAGGCAACCGCTAATCAGTCACAACAAATGTTTTGTGAGTATTGTGCAACTAATGATACATTACTTGCTATAAATCTTTAATTACAACCATACGACTGAAATGCAGCAGTCGCCGGAAGCGTAAGGCGGCCTATTATTACAGCCGTTGAATATTGTAGCAAGACATCTCGAGCGACAACAGTGTCGCTGCGAACCTTTAGTGAGGgtttttcaatttggggattttttttctCTGTTGGTGAAGATGACATATATAATTTTTTTGACGGGTCTCTGTTTATAAATATGGTTTGTCCTTTTGAACAAAGGAAGGGTTTGTTGTTATTGGACTTGTTTATTTgtgttcgattttttttttattttgacatTAGTTTTCAGTATTGCAGTCATTAAGTTGTTTAGACTGTTAAGTTTAGTGGGATGACAAAGTGTACTGTTTATTGTTTTTACTtcggatttgttgttgttgttatatgTTGCAGATGAATAGAAGTGAAACTATAATGGTGAAGTTTGGCAGGCAGGAAAGGTAGAAATGGTGCTCGACAAGGTTAATAATCTTGTGAAAGTGATTCAATATGTGGTTTGGTTTAGTTACTAGGAATGTTTTTTGATGACAGATTCATTAAACTAATGAGAGAATTACACAACTAGTACACTTACAGTGTTTGTATGATTTGTAATAAAGTGATATGTTCTTCTGTGACTGAAGTCTGTTCTAATTCGTTTGTTGGCAGCCGATGAAGCGACGGGTTGAGTATGCATTGAAGCATATCAGTGAGTCTTGTGCTGCAAACTTGCAATGTTGGTGTAGTTTCTTATACTTCATAATTTTTCCTTTAAGAAAGTTGGCATTTGTGTAATGAATGTCATCTCTGTGGACCCATGGTTAGTGTGTGTTTGAACTATGAAGTAGAATAAGTAGTCTTTCTGCTACTTAACCTCTCTCACCCCCTCTCTCTAAAACCAGATAAATTCTATTTGAAACACATGAAGGTGATGAGCAGGGAATGTTTTGGATGATCATTGGCTTCCTAGATTTGAGTAAGTACAGGTGTGATATATCTATTCAAACTTATATAGTTTGTGTTTTAATAACCAATTTCATATGGTTCTGATGTTGTTTCTTGTTGATTTTTCGAGATGATTGATGAAATGCATAAAGCTGGAAGACCAAACCAGTGCTGATAAGTGAGTCCCTGTTTTTTGATTGGCTTCAATATTTTCTGCATCTCCTACTATATGTGCGTCATGATACAAGACATTAAGTTGTGCAAGCATCTAACATTTAATACTTGTGTTGACTGGTGTTGCAGGAGAAAGATCCATGTAAAGCTAATGCTTTCAAAAGGAAATCTGAGTGGAACTTATCTTGCACTCCATGTCTGCATTAGAAAAGTTAGTTCTCCTCTCAAATTTATTTAGGTTGTCCTCGGTTCATTCTTACGTGGTTTCTGTTGTACGTGATTTGTAGTTTTTTTATGTCTATCACCAGTTTTAAACAATTTGGATGTTGGTTATGCAGATTTTTCCAGGAAACGAGCTAAACAAAGACTTGTACAAACAAAACATCTGATGAGAAGTGAGTATTTCTTCGTTGTGTATGCACTTTATTCTCATCCATATACCTTAATATTGGTAGTTCTTGTCTATAATCGTAACAACTTAAGTACAAGTTTGTTGTTAACTATTTTTGTGTTTCCCTCCAGGTACTTAAAGGTAACTGCCATAAGATGGTGAAACATTAAAGGTATACAACAATACTCTGACTTTAGATCTTAATGTTTTTTGGGATTCTTCTCTACTATGATCGTGtaatgtatatttgtcaaagagaaTTTGAGATGAATTAAAGTTGAAcgtatttcttttatttatttatgaacAATTCACCGATTTAATAGTAAAACAGTGGAAAGTGTTGGATCAAGTTGATGAAGAGCTGATGTAAAGAGATGTAAGAGCAGCATTAAGTCTCGTGAAGGAGATAGCGGGAAACCTGGTGGTATTTGTTGCTCTGGGCACATCAAGGCAGGTAACTATTTTAGTTTTAAAGGTATCTTGAACTTGCTGCTTTTTTAGGATACAATCCAAAAAATTACATTGATTCTTCACCATTCTTTCACCAATGGGGTCAAAGATCCCACTAGTAGAATACAATTCACAAAACACACCATGTGATATGCATTATATCAATTTGACCCTTCTCCGGGAAACATGCACTTATATATTTTGTCGCAAATCTTTCTTTCATTGATTTGGAATGACAAACTGTCTCTCTATT containing:
- the LOC113344215 gene encoding uncharacterized protein LOC113344215; the protein is MLSGWSTKGKYACPCCGPDPCSKRLKNGGKWCYIYHRRFLPPGHNWRNLKEAFNGKKEKRGVPRQMTGDEIAQQLAQFEQVEFGANAKQAKLGGPAQYRWMYPIERYLRTLKAYVRNKACSAGCMAEGQLMDESLILISRHFESVEMRFNQLDRNEDGSQESTEELSVFKQSGRPIGSRNGRYINEAELTQIQLYVLQNCDEVRQYEEEHEATLAGERNAAKRHTKEFPKWFRRKIYELKKNNNCQVSKELLSLAGGPCREAVSFNGYIINGYRFHTFKWERRRNTQNSGVCVDSGAEDADFYGRVTEIIEVQYAYGYRVLLFKCEWRDIIRLGCRQDQYGFTCVNVNRSSWEDEPFMTPSTTGFLFEG